A section of the Anabaena cylindrica PCC 7122 genome encodes:
- a CDS encoding Uma2 family endonuclease: MFVTAQQLEQQMPDATRLLSDEPEMESSLHYMQLLLLVTSLEWLWRDQNDFFIGANLTIYFSRQQLKNREFRGPDFFLVKDTEKRPRTSWVVWEEDGNYPDLIIELLSDSTAKVDRNLKKSLYESRFRTPEYFWFSPESLEFMGFKLVGKQYQEIIPNEQRWLWSEVLNLYLGVENAKLRYFTSEGELVPTPEEAATKIQQEAQAAQNQALEAERQAQAAQNQALEAERQAQAAQNQALEAARQAQAAQNQALEAERQARESEHLLTSEREKVQILAEKLRSLGIDPDSLA; this comes from the coding sequence ATGTTTGTTACAGCCCAACAGCTAGAACAACAAATGCCCGATGCGACTCGTTTGTTAAGTGATGAGCCAGAAATGGAAAGTTCTTTACATTATATGCAGTTACTATTGTTAGTAACTAGTTTAGAGTGGTTATGGCGTGATCAAAACGATTTCTTTATTGGTGCTAATTTGACTATTTATTTTAGTCGTCAGCAGTTAAAAAATCGAGAATTTAGGGGTCCAGATTTCTTTTTAGTCAAAGATACAGAAAAGCGTCCCCGCACTTCTTGGGTTGTGTGGGAAGAAGACGGAAATTATCCAGATTTAATTATTGAATTATTGTCAGATAGTACAGCTAAAGTTGACCGCAACCTCAAAAAAAGTTTGTATGAAAGTCGATTTCGTACCCCGGAATATTTTTGGTTTAGCCCCGAAAGTTTAGAATTTATGGGTTTCAAACTGGTAGGAAAACAATATCAGGAAATTATACCCAATGAGCAAAGATGGCTTTGGAGTGAAGTCCTAAATTTATATTTAGGTGTAGAAAATGCTAAACTTCGCTATTTTACATCGGAAGGTGAGTTAGTACCAACACCAGAAGAAGCTGCTACAAAAATACAACAAGAAGCTCAAGCAGCCCAAAATCAGGCTTTGGAAGCTGAAAGACAAGCTCAAGCAGCCCAAAATCAGGCTTTGGAAGCTGAAAGACAAGCTCAAGCAGCCCAAAATCAGGCTTTGGAAGCTGCAAGACAAGCTCAAGCAGCCCAAAATCAGGCTTTGGAAGCTGAAAGACAAGCTCGTGAGTCAGAACATCTGTTAACAAGTGAAAGAGAGAAAGTACAAATTTTGGCAGAAAAATTGCGATCGCTTGGAATAGATCCTGACAGTTTGGCTTAA
- a CDS encoding ABC transporter permease codes for MTLSIKDNFTKLQVERYWELLQVLVARTLKVRYRGSFLGVYWSLLNPLIMTGLYTAIFGTTFSSYYGNSILNYVLAAFTGLVVINFFSASTSQALTSVVGNGALLNKIRLPVSVFPVSMITANVFQFSVGAFPLLSVMTLINSKSLINVLALVFPFLALVLVSTGIGFLVSALYVFFRDLPYFYELVTFVMWISSPIFYPAAIVPKQVQPFLGLNPLSPIIESLRQITLSGSPPDLGLIWGALLSGIIILSLGWTCFHIWRHQFMDLL; via the coding sequence ATGACCCTATCTATCAAAGACAATTTCACTAAGTTGCAAGTAGAGCGTTATTGGGAACTGCTGCAAGTTTTGGTAGCGCGGACTCTCAAAGTGCGTTATCGAGGTTCCTTCCTGGGTGTTTATTGGTCGCTGTTGAACCCATTAATAATGACAGGCTTATACACCGCAATTTTCGGAACCACCTTCTCTTCCTATTATGGCAACTCAATCCTAAATTATGTATTAGCAGCCTTCACAGGACTGGTAGTCATCAATTTTTTCTCAGCTTCCACATCTCAAGCTTTAACAAGTGTCGTAGGGAATGGCGCATTATTGAACAAAATTCGTCTACCAGTTAGCGTTTTTCCTGTATCAATGATTACGGCAAACGTGTTTCAGTTTTCAGTAGGAGCATTTCCATTGCTGTCAGTGATGACTTTAATCAATTCCAAAAGTCTAATCAATGTCCTAGCCTTGGTATTTCCATTTTTGGCATTAGTATTAGTTTCCACAGGAATTGGATTTTTAGTCAGTGCCTTGTATGTATTTTTTAGAGATTTACCTTACTTTTATGAGTTAGTCACCTTTGTGATGTGGATTAGTAGCCCCATATTTTATCCAGCAGCGATCGTCCCAAAGCAGGTACAGCCCTTTTTAGGCTTAAATCCCCTATCTCCAATTATCGAAAGTCTGCGTCAAATTACATTATCGGGTTCTCCACCAGATTTAGGTTTAATTTGGGGTGCTTTACTGAGTGGCATCATTATTTTGTCCCTGGGATGGACTTGTTTTCATATTTGGCGACATCAGTTTATGGATTTACTATAA
- a CDS encoding ABC transporter ATP-binding protein, whose product MEVIRLDNVSLWRRTQEEFSYDLKKTVLSIVEGKYRQPAKKLVLDHVALAVDKGEKIGIIGANGSGKSTLLKIICGILQPSIGTVRVKGKIAPLIELGAGFDPEISVIDNILLYGVLLGFSRIEMRERVHSILEFAELQDYALVPVKSLSSGMVARLGFAIATDVQPDILILDEVLSVGDESFKNKCKQRIDKFWNAEATVLVVSHDLGFMKQSCKQIIWLEKGKINFIGTAERAVQSYLAGQFIPE is encoded by the coding sequence ATGGAAGTAATCCGCCTAGATAATGTTTCGCTGTGGCGACGCACACAAGAAGAGTTTTCTTATGACCTCAAAAAAACCGTGCTTTCTATTGTAGAAGGTAAATATCGCCAACCTGCAAAAAAATTAGTGCTGGATCACGTTGCATTAGCAGTTGACAAAGGTGAAAAAATAGGTATCATTGGTGCGAATGGTTCTGGTAAATCCACACTTTTAAAAATTATTTGTGGGATATTACAACCAAGCATCGGCACAGTGCGCGTCAAGGGTAAAATTGCTCCTTTAATTGAACTAGGAGCAGGCTTTGATCCAGAAATCTCTGTAATAGACAACATCCTACTTTATGGTGTACTACTGGGTTTTTCCCGAATAGAAATGCGAGAAAGAGTACATTCAATTTTAGAGTTTGCAGAATTACAGGATTATGCTTTAGTTCCGGTGAAAAGTTTATCTTCTGGCATGGTAGCACGGTTGGGTTTTGCGATCGCTACAGACGTACAACCTGATATTTTGATTCTGGATGAAGTTTTATCAGTAGGTGATGAGAGTTTCAAGAATAAATGCAAACAACGAATTGATAAATTTTGGAATGCAGAAGCGACCGTTTTGGTAGTATCCCATGATTTGGGTTTTATGAAACAGTCTTGCAAACAGATAATTTGGTTAGAAAAGGGAAAAATCAATTTTATAGGAACAGCAGAGCGTGCAGTACAATCTTATCTAGCAGGTCAATTCATCCCAGAATAA
- a CDS encoding glycosyltransferase, producing MVNQLELSPIYQINQKDISNHLQNIIFPKTDICTVEELFFRNNSQVLFNYENNILELEKSGIVSFDTYFNAFSVDTWKEYTKVRSIEVTLKLKGSFKINIYNIDKLDETKTLLSQKIINNKKLEEITVLDNFDISAYTGMIYLEIEALENMCQMSAGYFSTFTESDPNIKLAVVICTYKREGYVYKNMELLTRYLLEQNGCENKLEVFIIDNGNTLEQFNSHIIHLIPNKNAGGSGGFARGMLEVLKQQNKFSHIILMDDDILFEPAILERIWNFLSVTNQKNICLGSSMLRLDKKYIQHEKGAYWNRDKGFVAVKPNIDLRKLTATLFNEIDEHIDYSAWWLFCFPVNAIKAHGLPYPFFIRMDDVEFCKRIEHKIIILNGICVWHEPFENKKSPLIEYYYFRNSMIFNCLYFYESFSKIKAIKWFLKPLFKELFCYRYETAESILKATIDFLQGPDALVANKPEDKHKEVSKVTEKTAKNSELPFIYSKYITSLEKSENKLHRFVRLITFNGHLLPNGFFFKDDTFTDKGYSIVPAWNGRPLNVFRAKKVLYYNLQTQEGFIVKFSRIRFFKALIYGLWLALVMLIKLPELKKLYITSLPKLTSQSFWEKYLEIEPK from the coding sequence ATGGTTAACCAACTAGAATTATCACCCATCTATCAAATTAATCAAAAAGACATATCAAATCATCTTCAAAATATTATTTTTCCTAAAACTGATATTTGCACTGTTGAAGAACTATTTTTTAGAAATAATTCTCAAGTTTTATTTAACTATGAAAATAATATATTAGAGCTAGAGAAAAGTGGAATAGTTAGCTTTGACACCTATTTCAATGCTTTTTCTGTAGACACCTGGAAAGAATATACCAAAGTTAGAAGTATAGAAGTTACTCTCAAATTAAAAGGATCATTCAAAATTAATATTTACAATATAGATAAATTAGATGAGACTAAAACCTTATTGTCACAAAAAATTATTAATAACAAAAAACTCGAAGAAATAACAGTTTTAGATAACTTCGATATATCTGCATATACAGGAATGATATACCTGGAAATCGAAGCACTAGAAAATATGTGTCAAATGAGTGCAGGGTATTTTTCTACTTTTACAGAATCAGATCCAAACATCAAACTAGCAGTTGTTATATGCACATATAAAAGGGAAGGCTATGTTTATAAAAACATGGAATTATTAACAAGATATTTGTTAGAACAAAATGGCTGTGAGAATAAATTAGAAGTATTTATTATTGATAACGGTAATACTTTAGAGCAATTTAATAGTCATATAATTCATTTAATACCTAATAAAAATGCAGGAGGAAGTGGCGGGTTTGCTAGAGGAATGCTGGAAGTTTTAAAACAGCAAAATAAATTTTCACATATTATTCTTATGGATGATGATATTCTCTTCGAGCCAGCAATATTGGAGAGAATCTGGAATTTTTTGAGTGTAACTAATCAGAAAAACATCTGCCTTGGTAGCAGTATGTTGAGATTGGATAAAAAATACATACAGCATGAAAAAGGAGCTTATTGGAATAGGGATAAAGGTTTTGTCGCTGTCAAACCCAATATAGATTTGAGAAAACTAACAGCTACTTTATTCAATGAAATAGACGAACATATTGATTACAGTGCTTGGTGGTTGTTTTGCTTTCCAGTCAATGCTATCAAAGCTCATGGCTTACCATATCCTTTCTTTATCAGAATGGACGATGTAGAATTTTGCAAAAGAATAGAGCATAAAATTATAATTCTGAATGGTATATGTGTTTGGCATGAACCATTTGAGAATAAAAAAAGTCCATTAATCGAGTACTACTATTTTAGAAATAGTATGATTTTCAATTGCCTGTATTTTTATGAAAGTTTTAGTAAAATTAAAGCTATTAAATGGTTTTTAAAACCATTATTTAAAGAATTATTTTGTTATAGATATGAAACCGCTGAGAGTATTCTCAAAGCAACTATTGATTTTCTGCAAGGTCCTGATGCTCTAGTTGCTAACAAACCAGAAGACAAACACAAAGAAGTTTCTAAAGTTACGGAAAAAACAGCTAAAAATTCAGAATTACCATTCATATATAGCAAATATATAACCAGTTTAGAAAAAAGTGAAAACAAGTTACATAGATTTGTCAGACTCATAACTTTTAATGGTCATCTTTTACCCAATGGATTTTTCTTTAAAGATGATACATTTACCGATAAGGGATATAGTATTGTTCCAGCTTGGAATGGTAGACCTCTCAACGTTTTTCGAGCCAAAAAAGTTTTATATTACAATTTGCAAACTCAAGAAGGATTTATAGTCAAATTTTCCAGAATCAGGTTTTTTAAAGCTTTGATATATGGATTATGGTTAGCCTTAGTGATGTTAATAAAATTACCAGAATTAAAAAAGCTATATATCACTTCATTACCTAAGCTGACCAGTCAATCTTTCTGGGAAAAGTATCTAGAAATAGAACCCAAATAA
- the glf gene encoding UDP-galactopyranose mutase → MYNTMFDFLIVGAGFAGCTLANCIATHLDRKVLVIDTRNHIGGNAFDFYDNAGVLVHKYGAHIFHTNSKKIIDYLSPFTQWRVYQHEVLAKVDGDLYPIPINLNTINKLYGLNLNSQQLEEFYEQVKERYDRIENSEQAVIGKVGTDLYEKFFKNYTYKQWNLWPHELDASVCARIPVRTNKDNRYFGDKYQLMPLHGYTKMFEKMLANPNIKVMLNTSFQEVEKWLKFDHLIYTGPIDQFFDYKFGKLPYRSLRFDFETHDMEYFQPVAVVNYPNDYDFTRVVESKHLTGQKHPKTTIYYEYPQAEGDPYYPVPRPENRELFQQYKSEADKLETVTFVGRLAQYQYYNMDQVVAAALTVFENRISQIY, encoded by the coding sequence ATGTACAACACAATGTTTGATTTTCTCATTGTTGGGGCAGGATTTGCAGGTTGTACCCTAGCAAATTGTATAGCTACGCATCTAGATCGCAAAGTATTAGTTATTGATACTCGCAATCATATTGGTGGTAATGCTTTTGATTTTTATGATAATGCTGGGGTATTAGTTCATAAATATGGAGCGCATATTTTCCATACCAATAGTAAAAAAATCATTGATTACCTTTCACCGTTTACTCAATGGCGAGTTTATCAGCATGAAGTTTTAGCTAAAGTAGATGGTGACTTATATCCCATTCCTATCAACCTGAATACTATTAATAAATTATATGGGCTAAATCTTAATAGCCAACAACTTGAAGAATTTTATGAGCAAGTTAAAGAAAGATATGACAGAATTGAAAACTCAGAACAAGCTGTAATTGGTAAAGTAGGAACCGATTTATATGAGAAATTCTTTAAAAACTACACTTACAAACAATGGAACCTGTGGCCGCATGAGCTAGATGCTTCAGTTTGCGCTCGTATTCCCGTAAGAACCAATAAAGATAATCGCTATTTTGGTGATAAATATCAACTTATGCCGCTACATGGTTATACAAAAATGTTTGAAAAAATGTTGGCAAATCCCAACATTAAAGTTATGCTCAATACCAGCTTTCAGGAAGTAGAAAAATGGCTAAAATTTGACCATTTAATTTATACTGGACCCATCGATCAATTTTTCGATTATAAGTTCGGTAAACTTCCATATCGCTCATTGCGCTTTGACTTTGAAACTCATGATATGGAATATTTTCAACCAGTTGCTGTTGTCAATTATCCCAATGATTATGATTTTACACGGGTAGTTGAATCTAAACATCTTACTGGACAAAAACATCCTAAAACTACTATCTACTACGAATATCCACAAGCGGAAGGAGATCCTTATTACCCCGTTCCACGTCCAGAAAATCGTGAGTTATTTCAGCAGTACAAAAGTGAAGCAGATAAGCTGGAAACAGTAACATTTGTAGGTAGATTGGCACAATACCAATATTACAACATGGATCAGGTTGTTGCTGCCGCTCTCACGGTGTTTGAAAACAGAATTAGTCAAATTTATTAG
- a CDS encoding class I SAM-dependent methyltransferase: MFYTSFTQIVPKSLRAFLRDRDTAFQKLITSYDNLKLEHENLKLFYQKLEPENQYLYFENKVEKIPDAMNKKALEYDFKKGRIVIESILSSSKEELINRDFLLEKIKDYGCPYQGWSLYSPYQQYVNASDYGSIQIPTELVDFLIYCIHKKPLSFLEVGVMYGGFSALCCAVLSKFNNNFKYTCVDIEDNFRDWEYFSSILPLEKAIPATSADFIGSEFDVVYIDADHSYHGMKRDFLNVGRYGKVCAFHDINAAEYDHLDGGTRRCWNELKLSYCQSASILEISHIAEEWMGIGIIDFNK; the protein is encoded by the coding sequence TTGTTCTATACATCATTTACACAAATCGTACCCAAATCTCTCCGTGCTTTTCTACGTGATCGAGATACAGCTTTTCAAAAATTAATCACTTCTTATGATAATTTAAAGCTAGAACATGAAAATTTAAAACTCTTTTATCAAAAACTTGAGCCAGAAAATCAATATTTATATTTTGAGAATAAAGTAGAAAAAATTCCAGATGCCATGAATAAAAAAGCACTGGAATATGATTTTAAAAAGGGTAGGATTGTCATTGAATCAATCTTATCTTCTTCAAAAGAGGAATTAATAAATAGAGATTTTTTGTTAGAAAAAATCAAAGATTATGGTTGTCCTTATCAGGGGTGGAGCCTTTATTCTCCTTATCAACAATATGTCAATGCTTCTGATTATGGATCAATTCAAATTCCTACAGAACTAGTAGATTTTTTGATTTATTGTATTCATAAAAAACCACTATCGTTTCTAGAAGTCGGAGTAATGTACGGAGGATTTTCTGCTCTATGCTGTGCTGTTTTATCTAAATTCAACAACAATTTCAAGTATACTTGTGTTGACATAGAAGATAACTTTAGAGATTGGGAATATTTTTCATCTATCTTACCTCTAGAAAAAGCTATTCCTGCTACATCTGCTGATTTTATAGGCTCAGAATTTGATGTTGTCTATATTGATGCTGATCATTCATATCATGGTATGAAAAGGGATTTTTTAAATGTGGGACGTTATGGAAAAGTTTGTGCCTTTCATGATATTAATGCAGCAGAATATGATCATTTAGATGGTGGAACTAGAAGATGTTGGAATGAACTCAAATTATCATATTGTCAGTCGGCCTCAATTTTAGAAATTAGTCATATTGCTGAGGAGTGGATGGGTATTGGTATTATTGATTTTAATAAATGA
- a CDS encoding glycosyltransferase family 2 protein, which produces MKIAKVAAIIVTWNKIKDVCLLIEDTNKLDLHGIYLDIFVVDNASSDGTQSYIQEHYPQVKVLQTGANIGGSGGFSYGMEFLNKLNYDYIWLLDNDVRLDHQSLFPLVETLQNYSEVGLVGSQIRKSEQPEIIQEIGSYLHHRKAHLKTYLGNSPIISTDEILAEKPYLVVDVCAAASLLFRCEIIEQIGVFENYFLHFDDVEWCLRAKQTGWVVAAHPASIVWHCSPDFKYRPWISYYDERNLCYCWQKYYPKLLLKRLQLLLPKLIYYSFTGRFFLVEIYLWGLEDFLKGVKGKIADKLPYREYTLPEIITDNLKVVVSSTIYYKNSQVNAWQELELNKKITLWYPPKNLLHRIYIWIISYFFKPVDLAIVSCYQPELFYLNLAKKVYFFTDAGYIQVNISFINVLLNSLQVFYRLMKIYWQMSILVSKSAATR; this is translated from the coding sequence ATGAAAATTGCCAAAGTCGCAGCTATTATTGTCACTTGGAATAAAATTAAAGATGTTTGTTTACTAATTGAAGATACTAACAAATTAGATTTGCATGGGATATATCTGGATATTTTTGTTGTTGATAATGCTTCAAGTGATGGTACGCAATCTTATATTCAAGAACATTATCCCCAAGTCAAGGTTCTCCAAACAGGTGCAAATATAGGTGGTTCCGGTGGCTTTTCTTATGGAATGGAGTTTTTAAACAAACTCAATTATGACTACATTTGGTTACTAGATAATGATGTGCGTTTAGATCATCAATCTTTGTTTCCTTTAGTAGAAACTTTGCAAAACTATTCTGAAGTAGGTTTAGTAGGTTCTCAAATTAGAAAATCAGAACAGCCAGAGATTATTCAAGAAATAGGTAGTTATCTCCATCACAGAAAAGCACACTTAAAAACCTATTTAGGTAATTCTCCTATTATATCTACAGACGAAATATTAGCAGAAAAACCTTATCTAGTGGTAGATGTTTGTGCTGCGGCATCATTATTATTTAGATGTGAAATAATTGAGCAAATAGGAGTATTTGAAAACTATTTTCTGCACTTCGATGATGTTGAATGGTGTTTAAGAGCAAAGCAGACTGGTTGGGTTGTTGCTGCTCATCCCGCATCTATTGTTTGGCATTGTTCACCAGATTTTAAATATCGTCCTTGGATTAGTTATTATGATGAACGTAATTTATGCTATTGCTGGCAGAAATATTACCCAAAACTTTTATTAAAACGTCTGCAATTACTTTTACCAAAGTTAATTTATTATTCGTTCACTGGACGATTTTTTTTAGTAGAAATTTATTTATGGGGATTGGAAGATTTTCTCAAAGGAGTTAAAGGTAAAATAGCAGATAAACTTCCATATCGAGAATATACTTTACCTGAAATTATTACTGATAATTTAAAAGTTGTAGTGTCATCTACGATTTATTACAAAAATTCTCAAGTTAATGCTTGGCAGGAATTGGAACTGAATAAAAAAATTACTCTTTGGTATCCACCCAAAAATTTATTACATCGGATTTATATCTGGATCATATCTTATTTTTTCAAGCCTGTAGATTTGGCAATAGTTAGCTGCTATCAACCGGAACTGTTTTACTTAAATTTAGCGAAGAAAGTCTATTTTTTCACTGATGCAGGTTATATACAAGTAAATATAAGTTTCATAAATGTACTACTCAACAGTCTCCAAGTGTTTTATCGGTTGATGAAAATATATTGGCAAATGAGTATTTTAGTAAGTAAATCAGCAGCTACAAGATAA
- a CDS encoding glycosyltransferase family 2 protein yields MLNTSILISIVICTADRSASLQKTIQSLNHLSYNHFEVIIVDSSANDNTLKMLNFIKQDLNYSIKIFISNYKNLSVSRNIGIQKSSGEIVAFIDDDAIPPTDWLDKLISTYSLYGYKCAGVGGTVRDMTTPGYPLQYHRGITNCISNTIPIRPGDALNYNQEQGFWYNGLMGTNSSYRKEFLEEINGYDEFFEYFLDETDVCLRLIQAGYEIHYCDTIVDHYPQPSHNRYDQKHLTCWYSLAKNTTYFALKHAYKRLPLSILLIRLVLLLIYRCLLRITRLKFTHRLDNQILWQYVQEAMKGVYAGWSAGMVWHHSNDQNISRVTSSSHKAD; encoded by the coding sequence ATGTTAAACACAAGTATATTGATATCTATAGTTATTTGTACAGCAGACCGCTCGGCTTCTCTACAAAAAACTATTCAATCTTTAAATCACCTTAGTTATAACCATTTTGAAGTCATTATTGTAGATTCTTCAGCCAATGATAATACATTGAAAATGCTAAACTTTATCAAACAAGACTTGAATTATAGTATTAAAATATTTATATCAAATTATAAAAATCTGAGTGTTTCTAGAAATATAGGTATACAAAAATCATCGGGGGAAATAGTTGCTTTTATAGATGATGATGCGATTCCGCCCACTGACTGGTTAGATAAATTAATATCAACATATTCTTTGTATGGATATAAATGTGCTGGTGTTGGTGGCACTGTACGAGATATGACAACTCCGGGTTATCCTTTACAATATCATCGAGGTATTACAAATTGTATTAGTAATACAATTCCAATTCGTCCTGGAGATGCTCTCAACTATAACCAAGAACAGGGTTTTTGGTACAATGGTTTGATGGGAACAAATTCATCTTACCGTAAAGAATTTCTGGAAGAGATTAATGGCTATGATGAATTTTTTGAATATTTTTTAGATGAAACAGATGTATGTCTGCGCTTAATTCAAGCGGGTTATGAAATTCACTATTGTGATACTATTGTGGATCACTATCCTCAACCTAGTCATAATCGTTATGATCAAAAGCATCTTACTTGTTGGTATTCTCTAGCTAAAAATACTACGTACTTTGCTCTAAAGCACGCTTACAAAAGACTTCCTTTGTCAATTTTGCTCATACGTCTGGTTCTGCTTCTGATTTACCGATGTTTACTGAGGATCACTCGGCTTAAATTTACTCATCGTCTTGACAATCAAATTTTATGGCAATATGTCCAAGAAGCTATGAAGGGCGTTTATGCTGGTTGGAGCGCTGGCATGGTTTGGCATCACAGTAATGATCAAAATATTAGTAGAGTAACTAGCTCTAGTCATAAAGCTGATTGA
- a CDS encoding ABC transporter permease, translated as MTISIKDNLTGLQVQRYWELLHVLVVRTLKVRYRGSFLGVYWSLLNPLIMTGLYTAIFGATFASYYGNSILNYVLAAFTGLVVINFFSASTSQALTSVVGNGALLNKIRLPVSVFPVSMIAANVFQFSVGALPLLAIMTLINSKSLVNVLSLVFPFIALILVSTGIGFLVSALYVFFRDFPYFYELVVFVIWLSSPIFYPADIVPKQVQPFLGLNPLSPIIESLRQITLSGSLPDLGLIWGALLSGIIILSLGWTCFHVWRHQFMDLL; from the coding sequence ATGACCATTTCTATCAAAGACAATTTAACTGGGTTACAAGTGCAGCGTTACTGGGAACTGTTGCACGTCTTGGTAGTGCGGACTCTCAAAGTACGTTATCGGGGATCATTCCTGGGGGTTTATTGGTCGTTGTTGAACCCACTCATTATGACAGGGCTGTACACTGCCATTTTTGGAGCTACTTTCGCATCTTATTATGGTAACTCGATCCTGAATTACGTATTAGCAGCATTTACAGGGCTGGTGGTAATCAATTTTTTCTCAGCTTCCACATCCCAAGCTTTAACAAGTGTCGTAGGGAATGGCGCATTATTGAACAAAATTCGTCTACCAGTTAGTGTTTTTCCTGTGTCAATGATTGCAGCCAACGTATTTCAGTTTTCAGTGGGAGCATTACCGTTACTGGCGATTATGACTTTGATTAATTCCAAAAGCCTAGTCAATGTCCTCTCGTTGGTATTTCCATTTATAGCTCTAATCTTAGTTTCCACAGGAATTGGATTTTTAGTAAGTGCTTTGTACGTATTTTTTAGAGATTTTCCTTATTTTTATGAGTTAGTGGTATTTGTAATTTGGCTAAGTAGTCCTATCTTTTATCCGGCAGATATTGTACCAAAGCAGGTACAGCCATTTTTAGGTTTAAATCCCTTATCTCCAATTATTGAAAGTCTGCGTCAAATTACATTATCGGGTTCTCTGCCAGATTTAGGTTTAATTTGGGGCGCTTTACTGAGTGGCATCATTATTTTGTCCCTGGGATGGACTTGTTTTCATGTTTGGCGACATCAGTTTATGGATTTACTGTAA
- a CDS encoding ABC transporter ATP-binding protein, translated as MEVIRLDNVSLWRRTQEEFSYDLKKTLLSILEGKYRQPAKKLVLDNVDLVVDKGEKIGIIGANGSGKSTLLKIISGILQPTTGTLRVRGQVAPLIELGAGFDAEISVMDNILLYGVLLGFSRSEMKKRAQSILEFAELEDYALVPVKGLSSGMVARLGFSIATDVQPDILILDEVLSVGDESFKNKCKKRIDQFWDGETTVLVVSHDLQFISTSCKKAIYLNQGNIKFQGESQEVVKYYLESVKQTEIVNN; from the coding sequence ATGGAAGTAATTCGCCTGGATAATGTTTCGCTGTGGCGACGGACTCAAGAAGAGTTTTCTTATGATTTGAAGAAAACATTGTTGTCTATTTTAGAAGGTAAATATCGCCAACCTGCCAAGAAATTAGTACTAGATAATGTTGATCTAGTAGTTGACAAAGGTGAGAAAATTGGGATAATAGGTGCGAATGGATCTGGTAAATCCACGCTTTTAAAGATAATTTCTGGTATTTTACAACCTACTACCGGAACTCTAAGAGTACGTGGTCAAGTAGCACCTTTGATTGAACTAGGCGCAGGTTTCGATGCAGAAATATCTGTGATGGACAACATTCTACTTTATGGTGTACTACTAGGATTTTCTAGGTCTGAAATGAAAAAAAGAGCGCAGTCTATTTTGGAATTTGCCGAATTGGAGGATTATGCTTTAGTTCCAGTAAAGGGTTTATCTTCAGGTATGGTAGCACGGTTAGGGTTTTCAATTGCTACGGATGTACAGCCTGATATCTTGATTTTGGATGAAGTATTGTCAGTAGGGGATGAGAGTTTTAAGAATAAATGTAAGAAGAGGATAGATCAGTTTTGGGATGGAGAAACGACGGTTTTAGTTGTTTCTCATGATTTACAGTTTATTAGTACATCGTGCAAAAAAGCAATTTATTTAAATCAAGGAAATATTAAATTTCAAGGCGAATCACAAGAAGTAGTGAAGTATTATTTAGAAAGTGTTAAACAAACCGAAATAGTTAATAATTAG